The Psychromonas sp. MME1 genome window below encodes:
- a CDS encoding DUF3297 family protein — MNDTSTLPTLPDRLSVNPRSPHHVAEIFENDNDIGIKLNGKERFDVEEYCISEGWVKIPAHKALDRRGQPLLRTVKGSVEAFYR, encoded by the coding sequence ATGAACGACACTAGCACGCTACCCACTTTACCAGATCGTCTGTCGGTTAACCCTCGTAGCCCGCATCATGTAGCTGAAATTTTTGAAAATGATAATGATATTGGTATTAAACTTAATGGCAAAGAGCGTTTTGATGTTGAGGAATATTGCATAAGTGAAGGTTGGGTTAAAATTCCGGCGCATAAAGCGTTAGATCGTCGTGGCCAGCCACTTTTACGAACCGTAAAAGGCTCGGTTGAAGCATTTTATCGTTAA
- a CDS encoding IS3 family transposase (programmed frameshift): MSSKRYPEEFKIEAVKQVTERGHSVASVAKRLDVTTHSLYAWVKKFGPGSAEHQAKSAEQAEINKLKRELKRVTEERDIFKKSRGVLRKPVRLRYTFIKDNAQCWSVRSMCRILNVHPSGYYALIKQPNSKRSQTDKKLTGLIKQFWLESGGVYGYRKIHSDIRDTGKQCGINRVYRLMSQAGLRAQVGYRKPRQKSGEVNIVTPNNLQRQFNPDSPDRAWVTDITYIRTHEGWLYLAVVVDLFSRRVIGWSMQSRITKELALDALLMAVWRRKPKFKVMVHSDQGSQYTSHDWQSFLDAHNLEGSMSRRGNCHDNAVAESFFQLLKRECIKKKIYSTREDARSEIFDYIEIFYNNKRKHGSNNLLSPVDYEKRYQKRLESV; the protein is encoded by the exons ATGAGTAGTAAACGTTATCCCGAAGAATTTAAAATTGAAGCTGTTAAGCAAGTGACTGAGCGAGGACATAGTGTTGCATCTGTCGCTAAACGATTAGATGTTACAACACATAGTCTTTATGCTTGGGTTAAAAAATTTGGCCCAGGTTCAGCCGAACATCAGGCAAAATCAGCTGAGCAAGCAGAGATAAATAAGTTAAAAAGGGAATTAAAACGGGTAACAGAAGAGCGGGATATAT TTAAAAAAAGCCGCGGTGTACTTCGCAAGCCAGTCCGATTGAGGTACACCTTTATAAAGGACAACGCTCAATGCTGGTCGGTTCGAAGCATGTGTCGAATATTAAATGTTCATCCCAGTGGCTATTATGCTTTGATAAAGCAGCCCAACTCTAAGCGCTCACAAACTGATAAGAAACTGACTGGGCTGATTAAACAGTTTTGGCTAGAGTCTGGCGGGGTTTATGGCTACCGTAAGATCCATTCAGATATTCGAGATACTGGTAAGCAATGCGGAATTAATCGCGTATATCGATTAATGTCACAAGCAGGATTACGCGCTCAGGTTGGATATAGAAAACCGCGTCAAAAAAGTGGTGAAGTTAATATCGTTACGCCTAATAACCTTCAGCGACAATTTAACCCAGATTCTCCAGATAGGGCTTGGGTAACTGATATAACGTATATTCGAACACATGAAGGATGGCTGTACTTAGCAGTTGTTGTTGATTTATTTTCTCGTCGCGTTATTGGTTGGTCAATGCAGTCAAGGATAACCAAAGAGTTAGCACTCGATGCATTGTTAATGGCCGTATGGCGGAGAAAGCCAAAATTTAAAGTGATGGTTCATTCTGATCAAGGTAGCCAATATACAAGCCACGATTGGCAATCTTTTTTAGATGCTCATAATTTAGAAGGTAGCATGAGTCGTCGAGGAAATTGTCATGATAATGCCGTGGCTGAAAGCTTTTTTCAATTATTAAAACGAGAGTGTATTAAGAAGAAGATCTACTCTACAAGGGAAGATGCGCGAAGCGAAATATTCGATTATATTGAGATTTTTTATAACAACAAACGCAAACATGGTTCCAATAATTTATTGTCGCCAGTAGACTATGAAAAGCGCTATCAAAAAAGGCTAGAAAGTGTCTAG